The Vespula vulgaris chromosome 3, iyVesVulg1.1, whole genome shotgun sequence DNA window CGTCGTGACGCGACGGAACTTGAATCGAATATCTTCGAGGATCGATTCAACTTCCGTcgcattaaaaatttttatttttttttcttcttccctttttttttcttttaacataaTCGTAAGATTGGTTAttgtttcttaaaaattaatttacagatattctgatttttttgtttttttcattcaatgcTTTCAAAACGGGAAGAAGTAATCGCATGATTCTACGAAACTCTATCGATTATTGTTATtccacgagagagagagagagagagagagagagagagacagaaagagagaaagagagagatggagaaaaagaaaaagagagaaagagagagagatggagaaaaagagaaagaaagagaaagagggagaaataaaTTTGGATAATCTAATTTTCAAGACAATGTAGTGAAGGATAGATTCGaatgacagaaaaagaattagaatgAAATCACGCTATCCTTCGAACGTTGATAGTTTTAAACGTAAActataaagaaggaaaaaaagtaaaaaaaaaaaaaaaagaaacaaggaagtcaagtaaaagataataattagaaataaaataaaatagggGAAGACGTCGAGCACGTTGATGTTTCTTTGGTTAATCTAACGTAATGTTcaagttaaaaaagagaaacaaaaaagtaaatgtGTAAATGAACGAGTCGAATCTTTCGGAGTACTCttacgtttttttatttttcgataattcttatatcgataccaaacaaCGCGAAGGTACCCTCGAATTCGAGACGCAAACAACAttgagtataatatataaatgaaaagaaaaaaaaaagaaaaaaaaaaaaaaaagaaaaaacatctaCTACGACGTCATGATGTGAGAACGTTAACGAACGCGAATCGTTGCGACCGTCCTAATGATGgtcacgataaaaaaaaaaaaaatcgctaACACACGCTACTTCAAGCAAAGATATATCGATGATCCATAAAGAAGgttgtaaaagaaaagtaagaataaCATTGATAACCGAAGAGTAAAAATAATAGCAGTAGTAATAGCGATAGAGCGAATAGTGAcattatcttataataataataataataataataataataataataataataataataataataataataataataataataataataataattaataataataatcttaataataataataataattaatattagtaattaGCAATAACTGACGACATTCGCTAAATAACGCAAATACATAAAAAGTATCCACCAATGGAGAAGCACCCTCgctcactttcttttttctctctttctcctcttgtTCTTGAAGCCACAAGCAAAACGCATATACTCGTCCGCACTTTAAAAATCACACGAACAGATTGCGAAGGGTACCGATATGCTGCTAGGAAAGAGAATTTCCGATACAATCGGATAACTtgataagagagaagaaaacagatCACACAGGTCATTGTACCGTCTCTCCTCTCCGTATtactttttgtctttttctcatttctcagAAGAAAAAGCAGTAGGAGCAGCAGCAAAGTTATCTTGCGTTCTCGCCTCGTTGAGTCGGTAACGATGAAGGCAGTGATCGCGCTATGGAAGCACATTTCCGCAGATTGAACAGGAAAGCGGCAACGTCTGTTTGACGtcttaatttgatatttttcattataccGAAATCATCGATCTCTTTTTCgcatcatttctttctttttcaatattattttctgcATTTCGGAACCCCTCTTGCTAATCCtgtctttctcgctctttttctcttctctctctctctctctctctctctcgttgcagtgcaatcgaaataaaatcaaaatagtAGTACGCACTATCGGCAGTAGGAAAAGACGTAAAAGAGGACCACATTTAATGCCGATCACGGAAGAGGACGATCATCTTCCAAGATCGACGTGGCCAAATCCCTGATCTCAATAAGACGAGAACAACCGCGAGAGGCGAATATCATCGTCGTGTCCGTAGCCGCAGTTTGCCTTTTCAGTTTCTGGACCTGTCTTTAGCACGACATCGACGCGGTGCCGGCGTTCAGGACCTATAAATACGAATAACATCCTTGATGGGTGCACGACAGAGAGGGCAATGACCGCCACCCTTGCCGCGCCACTGTTGAATGGCGCAAGGATAACACATGCACATGTGACCACACATGTATAGGACACTGTCGATACTCCTCTCGTAGCAAATGGAACACTCGCTTGGTTGACCTGGCGTTGGCTGAAGACCTTCGCTCCATTGTTGAAGATGAGAGGATGCTTGCGACGTGAGAGTACCGTCAAGACTTTGATAAGTCACCGGATCGACATAGGTCGAGGAACCTGTACTGGTCATCGTGCCGGTGAGCGGTGGTGAGGATTGTCTAGAGGATCCAGGATGAGGTACGGGTGCTGCTGAAGACGTCGGTAGATGAGATACCGTTGCTGCTGAGTTTCTGTGAGCGGCGGACGCATAAATCGGTTGTGGTGTAggcggtggtggtgctggGTAACCACCTTGGGGTGGGAGATTCACGACGAGTACCGTGCCACCACCGACGGTTGGCTTGAACTGGACCATTTCGGAGAATCTCGAGAGTTCGGTAGCTGCGTTGCTATGGTTCGaatgttgttgttgctgttgttgctgctgttgaaTGATAGTCGCTGGGGAAGGATTGCTCTGACGTTGCCTCGGCGGAGAAGTGGGCCTGCTCGCGAGCATTCTCACGCGTTGCGTACTACCGTAGACGTCCACGAACGCCCAGAGTTGGAGACTCTGATCTACATGCATGACCACATTGGGTGGTCCCCCGTTCTTGCTCATTTGAACCTCGCCATAGTGAGTGACAGTGAAGGCAATTTCATCGCCAGGCTGCGGACTCGAAGCTACGTCCTTCGACACGACCCAGTATTCTGGACGATCCAACAAGAGATCACTATCGTCTGGTAGGTCTTCGGCTGTCAAGCGAGCTGGATCGCAAGAGGTCAGACCCAAAGCGAGTGCTCCGACGTACATCGGTTCCGTCGCTAGGATCTGCACGACCAGTCGCTCACCTAGTAGCAACGGCCGTCCGGTGAAGGCGTAGCCGTGACAGAATTCCGTGTCGGTGCGCGTTGCCACGCACTGTTGATTACTGAAGCGGATGTTCCTGCCGCGGGTACtggaaaaaaacgaagaaagacgaGGAAGTGGTTAGCGTGCGCTTCGACGGCGGACACAGGAGATATTATAGTATAGTAGAGTAGCGAGAGAGTGAGACGTATCATTTGACTTTTACGTATCTTTCTTGATAAAGGAAGGAAACAGTTTGATCTCTCTTTAACGTTGATCGAGATCGAATGCAAAATCTATCGTTAGATCGATCGTGAGATCGTAAAGTATTCTTCTACTTACTGATGGAAGGGCAATGGAGTAAAGATGACACCGGCTGGTTGAAACCTGAGTCCAGGCAGCTCGACGTCAGGCTCATGATGGATCGACATGCTCTGCATGGATGGAACGATGATTCTCTCGACGTCCCTGCCAGCGTTGCTAGCATCGTCCATCGCCGAGTGCCTGCTGTGCTGCGCATTGTCTTCGTTGCTATGCTCTGCACCTCGtctgatattattaaaatgttgTCTATTGGGATCGACGAACTCGATGGCAGTGCTGTTGCCGTAGACGTCGATGATCGCCCACAATGGGCTACGAGTTTCGACGCCGGTAAAGAAGAGACCCTTTTCTTCCCCATTAACGCCGAAGTGAACGTCTCCGGCGGATGTGACGTAATAAAAGAGAACAGTGTCCGGTTCGGCGAACCTCTCGGCTAGTGCCTTGGCCCAGTAGCCAGGCTTGTTCGTTAGGTCGGGGCAAGCGTACCTTGGAAGACCGCTTCTTAAATTGATAGGATCGTTGCTGGTAAAGCCGAAACGTATAACACCACTCCAATTATCCGAGATTTCCAAGAACTTCACGCATACctaaaaagggaaataaataaatgaatgaatgaatgaatgaataaaaaattcagatCTTTCGATTACCATTCTTTGTCAAGGGTAAAGCGATAAGTTTACATGCTAAGCACTTTGGTCTACTCTACATTTTCTTAATCTCAAAATTACAATAGTCGATCGCGACCGATAGCTAATAGGTTTTGAAATAAGTCAGCGTGAATTTTGTTGTTAATTAACACCCATCGATCTCTCGCTAAGTTTATCATAGTCACTCACTAAACCAGAAATAATGCGAGCAACGTTATTTAGCGTTATTACCGCTTTCATTGCTCGTACGCTCGTTTCGGTAGTTAATAAAACGTTACCTACGAaggattctctttctctttctctctttctcttttttttatccatctatctctatctcttctctctctctctctttctttcgagtttCCCCACACACAGCATagcgtattaattaatattaactaaTGTAACGTTCAGCTTGAAATCGCTTATTATATTCAGTAGCAGTCAGCTGGAGATCCCTCGCGGATAAGAATTTTAAACGGCCACGCTTCCGCGATGCACCTAATTGCGAAGAAATTATCGCGCTATCGTGCCTCGCGACTTGCTTCggcgaaaaaaataaacgtatcCTTGCCCACCGACGAGTCGATTCTCATTATTCCACGAATTAGTATAGcataatatagtatatgtatctccGTACAATACAGCTACgaaatttatacgaatatttcttttcctttttaacaaGAAATGAATGACTCCCACGGGGAAGtctattacaaaatataagcCTTTGAAGTGCCGGTTCGATGATATCTGAATTTTTGAGAAAGGTCTCTAGAATTTATTGCCACGAATCTTCTCATAAATTATCGCCCCTGTTACTTATCatctttcgatcttttataatctatttttttttgtttctgtcttTACGAACGCGTTATAATAAAACTGAAAAAATATGACGAACTTGGTATATGTattaaagattaaattaaaacgagGATTGATTACGAGTCGATCGTTTGAATTTCTTTAAGTATAGAagtatagaaagaaacgagtcAACGGAGATTCTTTTAGCAAAAAATCATAATGCGAGACAACGCTCGGTGAAATCAGTGGAGAGCACGTAGAACCTTCGACCTATTCGCCTACGCTCTGCCAATCTCCTTCGAAGAGTGAAAAGAACGCATGTAtaaactgaaagaaaaagaaactgcgagagagaaagagaaagagagagagagaggagaatagTAGATACCGGCGCCACGTAAACAtgcatgtattttatataatcaacGCGTAGGTATACCTACTACTCTCTGAACGGATAAATTAGTTGGAATAAGTCAAGAAAAGAAGCGGTGGTTAGATCAACGGCTAAACGAGCAACCCACGTAAAATAGTTGTGTCTTCAGGGTCGGCATGCTTCTTGATAGATACGAAATAGATGGAGAATATAAATGACGATTTCTCGAGTGGAACGAAAGTCACCTATTTCTCACGATCGGCGAGGGATAACAAGGGAACACATGTTACGTGCGCGTGTAAGAAGCGAGAGTGCAAATAATCACTGTGACCTTCGAGAGATCGCTTCTaagattatatttctttctttgatgtTTTTAACCCTCTTTTCTCTGTTATACGGATATAATTCTACGCGAGTGAAGTTTGTTATTAAGTTTAAAATGATCGAggtaaaaatggaaaaaactatttgatgaaatattaatgCGTTTAACGTTAatgattgttgttgttgttgcgtttttttttgttttttatgaaTACAGATCATTGAACTCTTTCTTTGTGTACCATGGAAAAGGATATCGATCTCGATCTCTTACGTAATACATCCGAGGACCATGTTTATTGCACGATGACTCACCTTCTCACCGACTCGGACCGGTCTTGCACTAAATGTGACTCCCTTGCAGAAGCTCTCGTGCCTCCTGGCGATGGTCCCGCCATTACAAAGTCGAATATTGTCACCGTGCACCTGATGGAAGGTCAGAGGTGGTAAATTGTTGGTACCTGCACTCGACGATCTGGGTGCTGCAACAAAACGAAACATCGAAGGAATTAGTCGATCCTTTGTCTATAATCTTCTCTAACTCTTTATTCCACGAAGATCATAGGAAATATattgtgagaaagagaaaattggtGAGGAAATTATTGCTTCATAACTCTCAAGGACGACCACTTTGAATTCACGTTTATTTCctggagaaaaaaatcgatatctctctttctatgtatctctttaagaagaaggaaacatcgaattattgttaaataatatttaatatttttccaattGACTACGTCGAAACTTTGACGTTGTAATATTTTAGGatatatctgtctatctctttctctctcattctctacGTCTACTTTTAACAAGAGCTACTCGTCGAAGAAAGCACGAATATCGACTTCCATCTCATCGGGAAATGCCTTCGAGACGTCGGCCACTTCGAGAACAAAGAAGTCCGAACGCTTTGGAAAGACTAGAAAAAAAGTGgtcgaagaggaaaaaagaaagagagagagagagggagggagagagagagagagaaaaagaaaaaaagggggtaaaaacgaacgaagtaACTCGAATGCAAAACGCGAACCTTCTCTCAAAGCACCCCGTAGTACACTGCCCCTTCGGTATTTCATAACTTTGACTCGATGATCTAGAACGTTGAGACGTTCCGAGGATATACTCGGTGCGAATCCAACGATCGATTCATACCCAAGCATTTGTGGCgacgtcgatcgatcggaatATGCTTGGAATGCGTTCGCTATCGTAATTCTTTGTCCTGATCGATTCCTGATATTCTCGAATTGTCACGAATTTTGATTGACCTCTTGATTGCTATCGGAGTTCACTTAGAATTCCACAGATGATCCAATTCGATCGGATTGATTTTCTTCGTCTTAAATAACACTTTCTCTTTGAACACTTTAAaaacgtagaagaaaaaagtaaataaataaatccatCGGACAAGGTTTTCCTtttcgtgttcttttttttttttttttctttgagaacTGCTTCTTACTCTTTAAAGAAAACTTAGACGTATGATCGAACACATTCACGAAACAATGTACCAAGATTAGTATAGTTGAGATTGGTTGTCTATAGCGACGACCGATCCGATCGAGAGTCGACTACTCACTGCGAGAGAGTTATATCGATATGCACGAACGAAGAGGGACGGAGGAGTGTGGAGTCGATGTCGTAGGTGCGCCGCGCACCGGAAACCGCACGTTTCGTAGCGGAAACGCGTTCGAGGCCGAAAGAGTGCCTTCGGCAAAACGGACCCAAAGCGATACGCTTTCTCCGCTTCGTCCTGTTTTCGAAGGGAAGGCGGATGTATCgaaaccaccaccaccatcatcactaTCAGCGATTCGAGAGGGATACAATACCCTTCGAGAATGTAAGAAGGAAGGGAACTATAGTGTTGCGATTTTCTCGGGCTTCTTGAACTTCCTTCGATGTAAAGACtcgttaaacaaaaaaaaaaaaaaaaaaaagaaaaagaaagaaaaagaaaagaaaagaaaagaatgaactAACAAGGATCTTGGTTTTTAAATATACGTCAGCTGTTCaccatttattttgtttcttcaagaatagtttctaatatttttcaaaaaaagaaacaaagatgacgaaaaagaaatccgatcgcttttaataatataattaatttctaataccAATTAGAGGATGTacgaattttcttaataatttatttcgttgaattttaGAAGATtgcaaataaagaaacgaagaacaCTGTAGTGTATCCGGTGGTTCGTTAAAACCGAGTCAcgtcgatgataaaaaagCTCTTTTTCCGATTGGCAAGATGTGTTGGAACACGCGACGCGTGTCTTCGATGCGTCGCTAATGTCTAATCAGACGGTCCTAAACACTCTAACGGTACAAACGTACAGGTACgtacttatttttcattagatCGTTTCCTGAAATACGGATGATTGAAAAAtccaaaagaaattaaaatcgtttcgaaagaaatacgaaacaaaaaagtcGGTAAAGATAAATTGTTTATCTATCGATTTCTCGATCGTGTTGCGATCTATGGAACGAGAGGAAACGtgaagataaaacaaaaaaaaaaaaaatgcaaaaggaAGTCGGTATCGAGTTCTCGAGCTTGGTATATTAATTCGAGTGCTGATTAATTCTCTAACGAACCGAAACAGTTCTCTCTTAAAGCGTTGATCGTAATTCCTATACGAGATCTATGGATCTGCGGTAAAAATGAGTAGACGATTGGTTTCTCACGCTCCTGGTAAGGCGCGTATTAGGAACCAGTCGAGAAATGATTGTAATTTCTAATTTACtcgttctctgtctttctcgtatctctcttttgtaaaaaaaaaacaaaaaaaaaaattttatctctctttctccctctctctttttctcatttttattctttacgtATCTCTTATTACATCTCGTAACAGCTTGGACAAGATAGCTTGTGATTTCCAAGATTTTACAAGGATATTATCACCGATTAGCAATAGCTATAATAATAGCTACTACTGGTTGTTTGCGATCTTCATTATGTTCTCTCGTTAAGAAGCTTTTCGTGAACCAGTACCATTTCTCTCCGATCGTTTCCGGCCCAAGAtggatggaagaaagaaaaagacgaagaagaagaagaagaaattactGGTTAAAAAAGACTACATCTTTTCGTGGTAAAAATTcaactcttcttttctcacgTCCAAAGACGAAACTTGATAAAGAAGAGTCACGAAAGGGAAggtatataa harbors:
- the LOC127062828 gene encoding protein neuralized isoform X4; translation: MMALSCHRPRRPLTVNRATRVAQLRLLSKAFAPRSSSAGTNNLPPLTFHQVHGDNIRLCNGGTIARRHESFCKGVTFSARPVRVGEKVCVKFLEISDNWSGVIRFGFTSNDPINLRSGLPRYACPDLTNKPGYWAKALAERFAEPDTVLFYYVTSAGDVHFGVNGEEKGLFFTGVETRSPLWAIIDVYGNSTAIEFVDPNRQHFNNIRRGAEHSNEDNAQHSRHSAMDDASNAGRDVERIIVPSMQSMSIHHEPDVELPGLRFQPAGVIFTPLPFHHTRGRNIRFSNQQCVATRTDTEFCHGYAFTGRPLLLGERLVVQILATEPMYVGALALGLTSCDPARLTAEDLPDDSDLLLDRPEYWVVSKDVASSPQPGDEIAFTVTHYGEVQMSKNGGPPNVVMHVDQSLQLWAFVDVYGSTQRVRMLASRPTSPPRQRQSNPSPATIIQQQQQQQQQHSNHSNAATELSRFSEMVQFKPTVGGGTVLVVNLPPQGGYPAPPPPTPQPIYASAAHRNSAATVSHLPTSSAAPVPHPGSSRQSSPPLTGTMTSTGSSTYVDPVTYQSLDGTLTSQASSHLQQWSEGLQPTPGQPSECSICYERSIDSVLYMCGHMCMCYPCAIQQWRGKGGGHCPLCRAPIKDVIRIYRS
- the LOC127062828 gene encoding protein neuralized isoform X2; this encodes MDPSAINILRGETDRSLIPSCRENTDLSLSLSLSLSLSYFLLCRIAWSRSWEFTCKLKQAPRSSSAGTNNLPPLTFHQVHGDNIRLCNGGTIARRHESFCKGVTFSARPVRVGEKVCVKFLEISDNWSGVIRFGFTSNDPINLRSGLPRYACPDLTNKPGYWAKALAERFAEPDTVLFYYVTSAGDVHFGVNGEEKGLFFTGVETRSPLWAIIDVYGNSTAIEFVDPNRQHFNNIRRGAEHSNEDNAQHSRHSAMDDASNAGRDVERIIVPSMQSMSIHHEPDVELPGLRFQPAGVIFTPLPFHHTRGRNIRFSNQQCVATRTDTEFCHGYAFTGRPLLLGERLVVQILATEPMYVGALALGLTSCDPARLTAEDLPDDSDLLLDRPEYWVVSKDVASSPQPGDEIAFTVTHYGEVQMSKNGGPPNVVMHVDQSLQLWAFVDVYGSTQRVRMLASRPTSPPRQRQSNPSPATIIQQQQQQQQQHSNHSNAATELSRFSEMVQFKPTVGGGTVLVVNLPPQGGYPAPPPPTPQPIYASAAHRNSAATVSHLPTSSAAPVPHPGSSRQSSPPLTGTMTSTGSSTYVDPVTYQSLDGTLTSQASSHLQQWSEGLQPTPGQPSECSICYERSIDSVLYMCGHMCMCYPCAIQQWRGKGGGHCPLCRAPIKDVIRIYRS
- the LOC127062828 gene encoding protein neuralized isoform X1 yields the protein MLSTLESSTARFMGVSGECAVKGSKSQPCHCCASHVVASPSASVQQQQQQQLQQHHLHQLQQQQHQRHNNHHHHHHHHHEVHHAIHPNHHHHHHHHQDKNNVPVEVQNNGDNSKILAPLRNKMKVLKKLKRKMGLAPRSSSAGTNNLPPLTFHQVHGDNIRLCNGGTIARRHESFCKGVTFSARPVRVGEKVCVKFLEISDNWSGVIRFGFTSNDPINLRSGLPRYACPDLTNKPGYWAKALAERFAEPDTVLFYYVTSAGDVHFGVNGEEKGLFFTGVETRSPLWAIIDVYGNSTAIEFVDPNRQHFNNIRRGAEHSNEDNAQHSRHSAMDDASNAGRDVERIIVPSMQSMSIHHEPDVELPGLRFQPAGVIFTPLPFHHTRGRNIRFSNQQCVATRTDTEFCHGYAFTGRPLLLGERLVVQILATEPMYVGALALGLTSCDPARLTAEDLPDDSDLLLDRPEYWVVSKDVASSPQPGDEIAFTVTHYGEVQMSKNGGPPNVVMHVDQSLQLWAFVDVYGSTQRVRMLASRPTSPPRQRQSNPSPATIIQQQQQQQQQHSNHSNAATELSRFSEMVQFKPTVGGGTVLVVNLPPQGGYPAPPPPTPQPIYASAAHRNSAATVSHLPTSSAAPVPHPGSSRQSSPPLTGTMTSTGSSTYVDPVTYQSLDGTLTSQASSHLQQWSEGLQPTPGQPSECSICYERSIDSVLYMCGHMCMCYPCAIQQWRGKGGGHCPLCRAPIKDVIRIYRS
- the LOC127062828 gene encoding protein neuralized isoform X5; the encoded protein is MGQSSSNTGHSAPRSSSAGTNNLPPLTFHQVHGDNIRLCNGGTIARRHESFCKGVTFSARPVRVGEKVCVKFLEISDNWSGVIRFGFTSNDPINLRSGLPRYACPDLTNKPGYWAKALAERFAEPDTVLFYYVTSAGDVHFGVNGEEKGLFFTGVETRSPLWAIIDVYGNSTAIEFVDPNRQHFNNIRRGAEHSNEDNAQHSRHSAMDDASNAGRDVERIIVPSMQSMSIHHEPDVELPGLRFQPAGVIFTPLPFHHTRGRNIRFSNQQCVATRTDTEFCHGYAFTGRPLLLGERLVVQILATEPMYVGALALGLTSCDPARLTAEDLPDDSDLLLDRPEYWVVSKDVASSPQPGDEIAFTVTHYGEVQMSKNGGPPNVVMHVDQSLQLWAFVDVYGSTQRVRMLASRPTSPPRQRQSNPSPATIIQQQQQQQQQHSNHSNAATELSRFSEMVQFKPTVGGGTVLVVNLPPQGGYPAPPPPTPQPIYASAAHRNSAATVSHLPTSSAAPVPHPGSSRQSSPPLTGTMTSTGSSTYVDPVTYQSLDGTLTSQASSHLQQWSEGLQPTPGQPSECSICYERSIDSVLYMCGHMCMCYPCAIQQWRGKGGGHCPLCRAPIKDVIRIYRS
- the LOC127062828 gene encoding protein neuralized isoform X6, with amino-acid sequence MEKIHRYKPPRSSSAGTNNLPPLTFHQVHGDNIRLCNGGTIARRHESFCKGVTFSARPVRVGEKVCVKFLEISDNWSGVIRFGFTSNDPINLRSGLPRYACPDLTNKPGYWAKALAERFAEPDTVLFYYVTSAGDVHFGVNGEEKGLFFTGVETRSPLWAIIDVYGNSTAIEFVDPNRQHFNNIRRGAEHSNEDNAQHSRHSAMDDASNAGRDVERIIVPSMQSMSIHHEPDVELPGLRFQPAGVIFTPLPFHHTRGRNIRFSNQQCVATRTDTEFCHGYAFTGRPLLLGERLVVQILATEPMYVGALALGLTSCDPARLTAEDLPDDSDLLLDRPEYWVVSKDVASSPQPGDEIAFTVTHYGEVQMSKNGGPPNVVMHVDQSLQLWAFVDVYGSTQRVRMLASRPTSPPRQRQSNPSPATIIQQQQQQQQQHSNHSNAATELSRFSEMVQFKPTVGGGTVLVVNLPPQGGYPAPPPPTPQPIYASAAHRNSAATVSHLPTSSAAPVPHPGSSRQSSPPLTGTMTSTGSSTYVDPVTYQSLDGTLTSQASSHLQQWSEGLQPTPGQPSECSICYERSIDSVLYMCGHMCMCYPCAIQQWRGKGGGHCPLCRAPIKDVIRIYRS
- the LOC127062828 gene encoding protein neuralized isoform X3 produces the protein MLGYESIVGFAPSISSERLNVLDHRVKVMKYRRGSVLRGALREAPRSSSAGTNNLPPLTFHQVHGDNIRLCNGGTIARRHESFCKGVTFSARPVRVGEKVCVKFLEISDNWSGVIRFGFTSNDPINLRSGLPRYACPDLTNKPGYWAKALAERFAEPDTVLFYYVTSAGDVHFGVNGEEKGLFFTGVETRSPLWAIIDVYGNSTAIEFVDPNRQHFNNIRRGAEHSNEDNAQHSRHSAMDDASNAGRDVERIIVPSMQSMSIHHEPDVELPGLRFQPAGVIFTPLPFHHTRGRNIRFSNQQCVATRTDTEFCHGYAFTGRPLLLGERLVVQILATEPMYVGALALGLTSCDPARLTAEDLPDDSDLLLDRPEYWVVSKDVASSPQPGDEIAFTVTHYGEVQMSKNGGPPNVVMHVDQSLQLWAFVDVYGSTQRVRMLASRPTSPPRQRQSNPSPATIIQQQQQQQQQHSNHSNAATELSRFSEMVQFKPTVGGGTVLVVNLPPQGGYPAPPPPTPQPIYASAAHRNSAATVSHLPTSSAAPVPHPGSSRQSSPPLTGTMTSTGSSTYVDPVTYQSLDGTLTSQASSHLQQWSEGLQPTPGQPSECSICYERSIDSVLYMCGHMCMCYPCAIQQWRGKGGGHCPLCRAPIKDVIRIYRS